In the Helicobacter typhlonius genome, one interval contains:
- a CDS encoding class I SAM-dependent methyltransferase yields MPQWQLDLRYPLQCPSHTFDGVFSEHTLEHLYIDDAIALLREIFRILKPNGTIRLSVPDLELNIQQYLNAKKQDSTQRALASEYIRKLTQEYLHLSVWDYDRLAYTLEAVGFVDIQHSSFNNGRDTLLLFDAKERSFSSLYIEASKPL; encoded by the coding sequence CAATGGCAGCTTGATTTGCGCTATCCTCTGCAATGTCCTTCTCATACCTTTGATGGCGTATTCTCCGAACACACGCTAGAGCATTTATATATTGACGATGCGATTGCTTTATTGAGGGAGATTTTTCGGATTCTAAAGCCTAATGGCACAATCCGCCTAAGTGTGCCTGATTTAGAACTGAATATACAGCAATACCTTAATGCAAAAAAACAAGATTCTACCCAACGAGCTTTAGCAAGTGAGTATATAAGAAAACTCACACAAGAATACCTCCATTTAAGCGTATGGGATTATGATAGATTAGCTTATACACTTGAAGCGGTTGGTTTTGTGGATATTCAACACTCCTCTTTTAATAATGGACGCGATACATTATTGCTTTTTGACGCAAAAGAGAGATCTTTTTCAAGCCTTTATATAGAAGCAAGCAAACCTCTATAA
- a CDS encoding homoserine O-succinyltransferase, translating to MPVVIPEDIPAYTFLQQNAFIMGAKRAIHQDIRALEVLIINLMPTKIETENQLLSLLANSPLQVNITLLSTASYIGTNTPKSHLDRFYVNFSEIKGRNFDGAIVTGAPIEHLAFDEVVYWSELVEIMTYLKNHCTSTLYLCWGAMAGLYYFHKIPKISLDKKLFGIFAHSKIQEDLLLNGLDEIVYMPHSRHSGIDESYIKHTSLKVLLQGEQSGVSVLKDEKDYFILSHPEYAKDTLLLEYERDKQKGLEIEKPFGYFNERNEPVLSWKSSASVMFANWLNFSVYQNTPFVL from the coding sequence ATGCCTGTTGTGATACCAGAGGATATACCTGCTTATACATTTTTGCAACAAAATGCTTTTATTATGGGGGCAAAACGCGCAATACATCAAGATATTAGGGCGCTAGAGGTGCTAATTATTAACCTTATGCCTACAAAAATTGAGACAGAAAATCAGCTTCTCTCTCTCCTTGCAAATTCTCCTTTGCAAGTTAATATTACATTGCTTTCAACAGCGAGTTATATTGGGACAAATACGCCTAAAAGCCACCTTGATAGATTCTATGTGAATTTTAGCGAGATTAAAGGACGCAACTTTGATGGTGCAATTGTTACAGGTGCGCCCATTGAGCATTTGGCATTTGATGAGGTGGTGTATTGGAGTGAGCTTGTGGAGATTATGACATATTTGAAAAATCATTGCACAAGCACCTTGTATTTATGTTGGGGGGCTATGGCAGGGCTATATTATTTTCATAAGATTCCAAAAATATCCCTAGACAAAAAGCTTTTTGGTATTTTCGCGCATAGTAAGATACAAGAAGATTTGCTCCTTAATGGCTTAGATGAAATTGTGTATATGCCTCATTCTAGGCATTCAGGCATTGATGAATCTTATATTAAGCACACAAGTTTAAAGGTCTTGCTTCAAGGGGAGCAAAGCGGTGTGAGTGTGCTCAAAGATGAAAAAGATTATTTTATCCTCTCTCACCCCGAATATGCCAAAGACACGCTTTTATTAGAATATGAGCGCGATAAGCAAAAGGGCTTAGAGATTGAAAAACCATTTGGGTATTTCAATGAGCGTAACGAGCCTGTGTTATCGTGGAAATCAAGCGCAAGCGTGATGTTTGCAAATTGGCTTAATTTCTCGGTGTATCAAAACACGCCTTTTGTGTTATAG
- a CDS encoding O-acetylhomoserine aminocarboxypropyltransferase/cysteine synthase family protein yields MANLKHNNFSQDTLALHAGYTYDTQRTMSVPIYQNTAYSFESLAQAAARFGLKELGNIYTRLTNPTTDVLGARLAAVEGGVFGVPTSSGSAAIFYAIANCAENGDNIVYSNKIYGGTQTLFVHTLKRFGIEARVFDIDDINGTLEKVIDSKTKAIFFESISNPQISIADTESITAIAKKHKIISICDNTVATAFLHKPFDYGVDISVYSLSKYVNGQGNALGGAIIERAGLNALIKDNPRYPAFNTPDPSYHGLVYASLPLPIFSIRLITEWLRNIGATLSPQSAWLLLQGLETLELRIKKHSQSALQVAQFLESHPKISSVSYPSLSSNPYKSLLDKYYANSQSSGLISFEAQSFEEAQKICNSTEIFAMVVNIGDSKSLIIHPASTTHSQLSETELESAGITPCTVRLSIGLECAQDLIADLKKAIES; encoded by the coding sequence ATGGCAAATCTCAAACACAATAATTTTTCACAAGACACACTCGCACTTCACGCGGGTTATACTTATGATACCCAACGCACTATGAGTGTGCCTATCTATCAAAATACTGCTTATAGTTTTGAAAGCTTAGCTCAAGCCGCAGCACGATTTGGCTTAAAAGAGCTTGGCAATATTTATACGCGCCTTACAAATCCTACGACAGATGTGCTTGGTGCGCGACTTGCAGCTGTTGAAGGAGGTGTGTTTGGTGTGCCTACTTCAAGTGGAAGTGCGGCGATTTTTTATGCGATTGCAAATTGTGCGGAGAATGGCGATAACATCGTGTATTCAAATAAAATTTATGGTGGCACACAAACGCTTTTTGTGCATACTTTAAAACGATTTGGCATAGAAGCGCGCGTGTTTGATATTGATGATATTAATGGCACACTTGAAAAGGTTATAGATTCTAAAACAAAGGCAATTTTCTTTGAGAGTATTTCTAATCCGCAAATTTCTATCGCCGATACAGAATCTATCACAGCCATTGCTAAAAAGCACAAAATCATTAGCATTTGCGATAACACCGTGGCTACTGCATTTTTGCATAAGCCTTTTGATTATGGGGTTGATATTAGTGTGTATAGCTTGAGTAAGTATGTTAATGGGCAAGGCAATGCTCTAGGTGGGGCGATTATAGAGCGAGCAGGATTAAATGCGCTTATTAAGGATAATCCACGTTATCCTGCCTTTAATACGCCAGACCCTAGCTATCACGGGCTTGTTTATGCGAGTTTGCCTCTACCTATTTTCAGTATTCGCCTTATTACAGAATGGCTAAGAAATATCGGTGCGACACTTTCTCCACAATCAGCTTGGCTTTTATTGCAAGGATTAGAGACTTTGGAGCTACGCATTAAAAAGCATAGTCAAAGCGCATTGCAAGTCGCACAATTTTTGGAATCTCACCCTAAAATAAGCAGTGTATCTTACCCATCTCTATCAAGCAATCCTTACAAATCTCTGCTTGATAAATATTATGCAAACTCGCAAAGCTCGGGGCTTATTAGCTTTGAAGCACAAAGCTTTGAAGAGGCACAAAAAATTTGCAATAGCACAGAGATTTTTGCAATGGTGGTTAATATTGGCGATAGTAAGTCGCTTATCATTCACCCTGCCTCTACTACGCATTCACAGCTTAGTGAAACGGAATTAGAATCTGCAGGTATTACGCCTTGCACAGTTCGTTTAAGCATAGGCTTGGAATGCGCACAAGATCTTATTGCGGATTTGAAAAAGGCTATTGAATCTTAA